The sequence below is a genomic window from Brevibacillus agri.
CACAGTTGTCTCGTCACTGTCCGCTGTCCGCTGCGCGGATGTGCCCGGACCGCGACATGGACAGCAGTGTTTTAGACAAAGCGGGAGCTGATAACGCTTTTGCGGGCTGGTGCAAAACTTGCATAGGTAATGTTGCGAATGCCGATTTGAAGGAAGGGAGAGAATGGCGTGGAAATTCGGGATGTGGTTGCCATGGTAACGGGTGGAGCTTCCGGATTGGGGGAAGCCACAGTAAGGAATGTGGTTGAGCACGGAGGAAAAGTAGCCATTCTTGATCTGGACCTCGAACGGGGGTACGCCCTCGCCAGCGAGCTGGGACGTGAGCAAGCCCTGTTTGTACAGACGGATGTGACGAGCGAGGCGAGCGTGCGGGAGGCGATTGACCGCGCAGCGGGAGCTTTTGGCACCATTCATGCTGCGATCAATTGCGCGGGCACGGTCCTGGGGCAAAAGACGCTTTCCAGAAACGGCCCGCATTCGTTGGAGGCATTTGCCAAAGTCATCCAGCTCAATCTGATCGGCACGTTCAATGTCGTGCGCCTGGCGGTCGAGCAGATGGCAGGCAATGAGCCAGCCAGCACGGGCGAGCGCGGCATCATCATCAATACGGCTTCTGTCGCCGCTTTTGACGGGCAGGTGGGGCAGGTGGCCTACAGCGCCTCCAAAGGCGGAATCGTCGGCATGACATTGCCATTGGCACGTGACCTGGCGCCGTACGGGATTCGGGTGATGACGATCGCTCCTGGCTTGTTCGATACGCCGATGTTTGACAAGCTGCCGCGCTCTGTAAAAGACGCGCTGGGAGCGACCGTTCCTTTTCCATCGCGCCTAGGTCAACCCGGCGAATACGCCAGGCTGGTGAACAGCATCATCACCAACCCGATGTTAAACGGAGAGACGATTCGGCTGGACGGGGCGATTCGGATGCAGCCGAAGTGAGCGAAGGGGGAAGCAAGCGGGCAAGCTTTTGTTTCAGCTTTGCGGTTTGACGCGGCTGGGCGCTTCCGTTTCCAACAGCGACCGTTCCTGCGCCTTGAGCAGCGCCTGCGTGCGGTTGGCGACGCCGAGCTTGCCGTAGATTCCGTGCAGGTACACTTTTACCGTCCCGCCCGTATTGCCCAGCGTTTCGGCAATTTCCTTATTGGTAGCTCCCTTGCCGAGCATGGACAAAATGATCCGCTCCTTGCCTGTCAACGGCTCTGCAAGCGGCGCGGAGCGATTGTCTTTGATGGTTGCGCCCGTTTGCGGAAAGAGGGCGAGCAGGCGGGCGACGTAAGCGGGAGATACGGCAGGAGCAAACGGCTCTGTCCGGGCTTTTTCCCGCTGCTGATAGGCGAGCAGCAAGCTGTGCATGGCCGGTCCTTCGTCGAGAAAGCTGCGCACGTACAAATTCCGCTCTCCGATTGTGAGCGCCTCGTGCAAGCATGCCAGGGCCTGCGGCTTGTTGCCTTGCTGCCATTCGGCCAGCGCCTGCACCACGTATTTGTTAATCAGCAAGTCGCCCCAGCCGTGCGTCTCCAGGATGCGGGAAAACTGCTTGCCGACCAGCTCTGTCTCATCGGACATCATCCCTTTCAAGCCGAAGCGCGTCTTTCGGATAAAAGGCTCTGTCGCGTTGTAGTTCAGATGGTAGAACAGCGGGTTTTGGGGCAGCTCGTCCTGCAATTGGGCAGCGCTTGCCACCCAGCTTGCAAAATCGCCGTTTGCGAACACGAGGTTGGCCCGGACAAAAAACAGGCCGCTGGCAAATTGCTCGCGTTCCGCGGAGGCTGGCATGTTTGACAAGTCTTTATCCTCTTTCTTGCAGCGCAAAAGTATCCTTCTATTATACTAGCAGACATGCGCCGTTCGACACGGGAAAAACGCGGCGTCAAAATAGGGCGAGAAATTCCTTTCCCCGCCGGACACGCTTCAACAAGCTTTTCGCAGCGCGCCTTCTACAATGAAAGGTAAAAAAAGGACGTGCGCGGCGAATGCAGATTATTCGATGGAAAAGGGCGGCCATGGTAGCGGTCGCAGCGGCTTTGCTGGCTGCTGCGAGCGCAAGCCCGGCTTTCGTCCAGGCGACAGAGGCGGGCGAGCGGCAAATAGCAGCAGAGGAAATCCGCATCGCGTTTGTGGGAGACATCATTTTGGATAAAAGCGTAGGGGTACAGATCGCGCGGCACGGGGTTGACTACCCGTTTCAAAAAACAGCGGATTTTTTGCGGCAGGCCGATCTGGCTATCGGCAACCTGGAAACGCCTGTCAGCACACGCGGCAAGCCGGAGAAAAAGGAGTTTACGTATCGCGCCAAGCCGGAAGCGTTGCAGGGGCTTAAAACTGCCGGAATCGACGTGGTCAATCTGGCGAACAACCACACGCTGGATTACGGTGTGGATGCCCTGCTCGATACGTTTGCCCATTTGCAAAAGCAGCAAATCGGCTACGTGGGCGCAGGCAAAAACGAAGCGGAAGCGTTTGCGCCGTACGTACAGACGATCAAAGGCAAACGCGTTGCGGTGATCGGGCTTGGCCGCGTGCTGCCCAATCAGCGCTGGTACGCGGGCAAAAACAGGCCAGGGCTTGCGCACGCCTACGCCTATGAGCCGATGCTCTCCTATGTGCAGCAGGCGGTGGCGCAGTCAGATATCACGATTGCGGTCATGCACTGGAATCTGGAGTACAAGGACACGCCCGAGCCGTATGCCCGCGAGCTGGCGAAAAAGCTGATCGACCACGGCGTGGATGCGGTAGTCGGCTCGCATAGCCATTCGGTCATGGGCGTCGAGTTTTACAAAAATGCGCCGATCTACTACAGCGTAGGCAATTTTGTGTTCACGACCTCGCACAATCCGAAAGGCCGTGAAGCCATCATGGCGGAGCTGACATTTGCCGCAAGCGGCACGAGGACGCGGGTCATCCCGGTCAAGATTGCAAACGGACAGCCAGCCCCGATGGACAGCCAAAACAGGCAGCGGATGGTGGACAAGCTGAACCGGATTTCCTACGGGGCAACGGTCGCAGCGGACGGCGAAGTGAAAAAGAAGTAGGGAGGCTTTTGGAGAAGCCTCCCTTTTTGCATGGCTTTGGCTGGTCGCTCAGGCGTGCCCGACGGACAACGGACAACGCCGCTCACACAGACTCTGCCTGCCTGCGCATCATCTCTCTGCGCACGAAGCCGTACTGCTCGTACAGTCCATGCGCATCCCGCGTACCCAGCGTCATGTTCGTATGACGAATGGCCGGATGGTGGATGACGATCTCCATCATCCACTTGCCAAGCCCTTTTCCCCGATGCGCCGGATCGACGAAGACATCGCACACCCAGGAAAAAGTCGCGTAGTCCGTCACGACCCTGACGAATCCAGCCTGTCCGTTCTCGTGGTGCAATCCGAAGCAGAGCGACTGCTGGATGCTTTTGCGCACGATCTCGCACGGACGCTCGCTGGCCCAATAGGTGGTAGCCAGCCACGCACAAATTTTGTCCTCGTCGAGCAAAGCCTTGTCATCGCTCATCGTATAAGGCCATTCGCCGTGCTTCCACTCCATCTGTACCCCTCCCGCTTTCCTGTTTACTGCCTGACTTACGATTTACTATACTGTAAGGAACAAAAAGAGAGCTACGCACAAAAAGCGCATCTGTACCCACACAGAGCGGAGAACGGGGGACAGGATGGAGACAAAATACGAAGCGGTCAAGCAAGAGATCAAGGAGCGACTGGCGGCGGGCAACATACGGCCGGGCGAGAAGCTGCCTTCGATCCGCACAGCCTCTGCGCTGTGGAATTGCAGCATCAACACGGCGATCCGGGCCTATCAGGAGCTGGAAAAAGAGCACTTGATCTACTCCGTGCCAAAAAGCGGCTATTACGCAGTGCTTCGCTCGCAGGAAAGCGCGCGCCGGATGGAGGAGCACATTGATTTTTCAGCGGCGTGTCCCGATCCGGAGGTCATGCCGTACAAAGACTTCCAGCATTGCCTCAACCGCGCCATCGAGCTGTACCGGGAGCAGCTTTTCACCTATTGCGATCCGCAAGGCTTTTCCTCTTTGCGCCGCGAATTGGAGAAGCATCTCGCCCATTCGCAAGTATTCGCGCATCCGTCCCGAATCTGCGTAGTTTCGGGCGCGCAGCAAGCTTTGCACCTGCTTGCGTCGATGCCTTTTCCCAACGGAAAAAGCGCGGTTCTGGTCGAGCAGCCCACTTTTCACGGCATGCTTCGTTCGCTGCGGCTGCTGGGCGTAACGGCGCTCGGAATCGCGCGGACTGCGGCAGGCATCGACCTGGACGAGCTGGAGCGACATTTTCGCAACAATCCGATCAAGTTTTTTTATACTGTGCCGCGCTATCACAATCCGCTCGGGACAAGCTATGCGGCAGAGGAGAAAAAGCAAATCGCCAGGTTGGCGGAGCGCTACGGGGTATTTGTCGTCGAGGACGACTACCTGGCTGACATGGAGACGAAGGCGAAGGCCGACCCGATCTACAGCTACGATTCAGCGGGACAGGTTATCTACGTCAAAAGCTTTTCCAAAATCATGCTGCCGGGACTGCGACTGGCTGCGGTCGTGTTGCCGCCGTCGCTTCTGGAGACGTTTCGCCTGTTCAAAGCATCGGCTGATTCCAGCACGTCGGTCCTGTCCCAAGCTGCTCTGGAACTGTATCTGAACTGCGGCATGTACGACCGTCATGCGGCGATGGTTAGGGAGCGCTATCAGGCGCGGATGGAAGCGCTGGATGCAGCTTGCCGCCGCCATCTGGACAAGGGGCTGGGCTTTCGGTATGTCGCGGCGCACGGGGGAATTTTTACGACCATCGTCCTGCCGGAAGGAATCGCAGCCCCCGACATGATCGCGGCCTTGCAGCAGCGCCATGTACGGGTGTTCTCCACGGAGCAAAACTACTTGCCGAGCTTTGCTAGCGACAACGGGCTGCGCCTCAGCATCATTCAGACGGATGCCGCCGAGATCGACAGAGGAATGGCGCTCATGGCCGAGGTCGCCGGCGCGCTTGCGCAAAAACGGGAAATGGACAGGCGGCGAGTCATCGACTGGCGATGAATAGGAGCTGCTGCCAATGAATTGAATTATCAAAATATTTACCGTTGACTCGACTGTTCGGAAAAATTTAATATATATAAATTGAAAACTATGTTTTGTATCACTAGCGTTGCATAAAAAATGCGTTCGTAATTTGTCAAAGTATTCTGAATGACATTTTCAGCTACACAACCAAAAACGGCAGCAACCAAGCAAAAGGTAGCCACTGTCCATTTGGTAGTTTTATACATTTATTACAATCGTGATAACAGCAACCAATACCTAATTCCTTTTCTGTCGCCCTCTGGATGTTCGTTTGGACTGGTAATTCATTCTACCTATCCATTGTTCGAACGTTTGCCAAAGAAACACTTTTAGCCATCTCCTGATCTGCAACAAGCTGTGCTGACTGTTTTGTTCCAGTTTGACAAGGAGCAACAGGCAGTAGGCAATGAGTGCGAGTAATACTTGGTTTCGTACCGCATTTTCACTCGTTCCATAGAAGTTCTTGATCTTTACATGCTGCTTTATCCACTTGAAAAACAGCTCAATTTGCCAACGCCAACGATAGATGTCGCTGAGTTCTTCTGCTTCCAGGTCGAACCGATTCGTAATGATTCGAATGAGATTTCCCTTCGAATCAAGCGTTTCAATGAGTCGCAGCACGTTATCTACCCGCTTTTGAGGCGTTCCAAGAAGGATCATGGAATCCGATAAAACGGAGCTTTCCAAGGGGATTTTGAATTCATAAAGATGACGGATTTCGGCGTTATCTTTTAGACGAGAAGCGAAAAAGATGCCTTTGTCCGTGTATTCATCAAATTTTTCATAATCCACATACCCTCGATCAAAGACGTACATCATACCGATCTCATCAATCAACGATTCCATTTGAGTGCGGTCAT
It includes:
- a CDS encoding 3-hydroxyacyl-CoA dehydrogenase — protein: MEIRDVVAMVTGGASGLGEATVRNVVEHGGKVAILDLDLERGYALASELGREQALFVQTDVTSEASVREAIDRAAGAFGTIHAAINCAGTVLGQKTLSRNGPHSLEAFAKVIQLNLIGTFNVVRLAVEQMAGNEPASTGERGIIINTASVAAFDGQVGQVAYSASKGGIVGMTLPLARDLAPYGIRVMTIAPGLFDTPMFDKLPRSVKDALGATVPFPSRLGQPGEYARLVNSIITNPMLNGETIRLDGAIRMQPK
- a CDS encoding helix-turn-helix transcriptional regulator; protein product: MPASAEREQFASGLFFVRANLVFANGDFASWVASAAQLQDELPQNPLFYHLNYNATEPFIRKTRFGLKGMMSDETELVGKQFSRILETHGWGDLLINKYVVQALAEWQQGNKPQALACLHEALTIGERNLYVRSFLDEGPAMHSLLLAYQQREKARTEPFAPAVSPAYVARLLALFPQTGATIKDNRSAPLAEPLTGKERIILSMLGKGATNKEIAETLGNTGGTVKVYLHGIYGKLGVANRTQALLKAQERSLLETEAPSRVKPQS
- a CDS encoding CapA family protein, coding for MQIIRWKRAAMVAVAAALLAAASASPAFVQATEAGERQIAAEEIRIAFVGDIILDKSVGVQIARHGVDYPFQKTADFLRQADLAIGNLETPVSTRGKPEKKEFTYRAKPEALQGLKTAGIDVVNLANNHTLDYGVDALLDTFAHLQKQQIGYVGAGKNEAEAFAPYVQTIKGKRVAVIGLGRVLPNQRWYAGKNRPGLAHAYAYEPMLSYVQQAVAQSDITIAVMHWNLEYKDTPEPYARELAKKLIDHGVDAVVGSHSHSVMGVEFYKNAPIYYSVGNFVFTTSHNPKGREAIMAELTFAASGTRTRVIPVKIANGQPAPMDSQNRQRMVDKLNRISYGATVAADGEVKKK
- a CDS encoding GNAT family N-acetyltransferase, with protein sequence MEWKHGEWPYTMSDDKALLDEDKICAWLATTYWASERPCEIVRKSIQQSLCFGLHHENGQAGFVRVVTDYATFSWVCDVFVDPAHRGKGLGKWMMEIVIHHPAIRHTNMTLGTRDAHGLYEQYGFVRREMMRRQAESV
- a CDS encoding PLP-dependent aminotransferase family protein; this translates as METKYEAVKQEIKERLAAGNIRPGEKLPSIRTASALWNCSINTAIRAYQELEKEHLIYSVPKSGYYAVLRSQESARRMEEHIDFSAACPDPEVMPYKDFQHCLNRAIELYREQLFTYCDPQGFSSLRRELEKHLAHSQVFAHPSRICVVSGAQQALHLLASMPFPNGKSAVLVEQPTFHGMLRSLRLLGVTALGIARTAAGIDLDELERHFRNNPIKFFYTVPRYHNPLGTSYAAEEKKQIARLAERYGVFVVEDDYLADMETKAKADPIYSYDSAGQVIYVKSFSKIMLPGLRLAAVVLPPSLLETFRLFKASADSSTSVLSQAALELYLNCGMYDRHAAMVRERYQARMEALDAACRRHLDKGLGFRYVAAHGGIFTTIVLPEGIAAPDMIAALQQRHVRVFSTEQNYLPSFASDNGLRLSIIQTDAAEIDRGMALMAEVAGALAQKREMDRRRVIDWR
- a CDS encoding IS4 family transposase; the encoded protein is MDKNTLFSSFGKYISPINIVKFQQRIDETDQDKYVKKLTTKAYLLLFLHAQLQQREGLRAIADDVLSKKFQRELGLSSISPAQLSRKNNRVDPALLEEIFVDLVGQIQRHSGNTYSLRKDMKIIDSTTIGLCLQKYKWATFRKTKAGIKLHLRLVFADQGDVYPEKITITGAKSNDRTQMESLIDEIGMMYVFDRGYVDYEKFDEYTDKGIFFASRLKDNAEIRHLYEFKIPLESSVLSDSMILLGTPQKRVDNVLRLIETLDSKGNLIRIITNRFDLEAEELSDIYRWRWQIELFFKWIKQHVKIKNFYGTSENAVRNQVLLALIAYCLLLLVKLEQNSQHSLLQIRRWLKVFLWQTFEQWIGRMNYQSKRTSRGRQKRN